From a single Sus scrofa isolate TJ Tabasco breed Duroc chromosome 13, Sscrofa11.1, whole genome shotgun sequence genomic region:
- the MST1 gene encoding hepatocyte growth factor-like protein isoform X1, with protein MGLWWVTVQSPARRMGWLPLLLLLTQCSGAPGQRSPLNDFQVLPGTELQHLLHAVGPGSWQEDVADAEECAGRCGPLMDCRAFHYNVSSHGCQLLPWTQHSPHTRLQHSGSFDLFQKKNYVRTCIMDNGVEYRGTVAITMGGLPCQRWNLRFPNDHKYTPTLRNGLEENFCRNPDRDPGGPWCYTMDPAVRFQSCGIKSCQEAVCFWCNGEDYRGSVDRTESGRECQRWDLQHPHPHPFEPLKFLDKNLDDNYCRNPDGSERPWCYTTDPQVEREFCDLPRCGSGAQPRQEATTLNCFRGKGEGYRGMVNTTAAGVPCQRWDAQHPHQHRFAPEKYACKDLRENFCRNPDGSEAPWCFTSRPGMRVAFCYQIRRCNDDVRPEDCYHGWGEQYRGSVSKTRKGVRCQSWSARTPHKPQFTPTSDPEAQLEENFCRNPDGDSHGPWCYTTDPGIPFDYCALRRCGELRAGEKSSDPTPSLPLGRLAPLTRLNLGLLDDDQPPSILEPPDPVLFEKCGKRVTRVDPRRSKLRVVGGQPGNSPWTVSLRNRQGQHFCGGSLVKEQWVLTARQCFSSCHVPLMGYEVWLGTLFQNPQPGEPGLQRIPVAKMICGPSDSQLVLLKLERPATLNQRVALICLPPERYVVPPGTKCEIAGWGETKGTGDDTVLNMASLNVISNQECNVKHRGRVRESEMCTEGLLAPVGACEVSGRASGKLKMYCFTPKGVVSATAQAPSPVLASTRVTTGARLPALPTTAGSWREL; from the exons ATGGGGCTGTGGTGGGTCACAGTGCAGTCTCCAGCCAGGAGGATGGGGTGGCTCCCACTCCTGCTGCTTCTGACGCAGTGCTCAGGGGCCCCTG GGCAGCGCTCGCCCTTAAATGACTTCCAGGTGCTCCCGGGTACTGAGCTGCAACACCTGCTACATGCAGTGGGGCCTGGGTCTTGGCAAGAGGATGTGGCAGATGCTGAGGAGTGTGCAGGGCGTTGTGGGCCCCTGATGGACTGCAG GGCCTTCCACTACAATGTGAGCAGCCATGGTTGCCAACTGCTTCCATGGACCCAGCACTCACCTCATACACGGCTGCAGCATTCAGGGAGCTTTGATCTCTTCCAAAAGAAAA ATTATGTTCGGACTTGCATCATGGACAATGGGGTCGAGTACCGGGGCACTGTGGCCATCACCATGGGTGGCCTACCCTGCCAGCGCTGGAACCTCAGGTTTCCCAATGACCACAA GTACACGCCCACACTCCGGAACGGCTTGGAGGAGAACTTCTGCCGCAACCCGGACAGGGACCCTGGAGGTCCCTGGTGCTACACCATGGACCCTGCCGTGCGCTTCCAGAGCTGCGGTATCAAGTCCTGCCAGGAGG CCGTTTGCTTTTGGTGCAATGGCGAGGATTACCGCGGCTCAGTGGATCGCACCGAGTCAGGACGCGAGTGTCAGCGCTGGGACCTGCAGCACCCGCACCCGCACCCATTTGAGCCCCTCAA GTTCCTCGACAAAAATCTAGACGACAACTACTGCCGGAATCCGGATGGCTCGGAGCGGCCGTGGTGCTATACTACTGACCCGCAGGTGGAGCGAGAGTTCTGCGACCTCCCGCGCTGCG GGTCCGGTGCACAGCCGCGCCAGGAGGCTACGACGCTCAATTGCTTCCGCGGTAAAGGCGAGGGCTACCGGGGCATGGTCAACACCACTGCCGCTGGCGTGCCCTGCCAGCGTTGGGACGCGCAGCATCCTCATCAACATCGCTTTGCGCCGGAAAAATATGCGTGCAA GGACCTTCGGGAGAACTTCTGTCGCAACCCCGACGGATCTGAGGCGCCCTGGTGCTTCACATCGCGGCCTGGCATGCGCGTGGCCTTCTGCTACCAGATCCGGCGCTGCAACGACGACGTACGGCCCGAGG ACTGCTACCACGGCTGGGGGGAACAGTACCGCGGTTCGGTCAGCAAGACTCGAAAAGGCGTCAGGTGCCAGAGTTGGTCCGCGAGGACTCCGCACAAACCGCA GTTCACGCCCACCTCAGACCCGGAGGCGCAACTGGAGGAGAACTTCTGCCGCAATCCGGACGGTGACAGTCACGGGCCTTGGTGCTACACCACTGACCCTGGGATTCCATTCGACTACTGTGCACTGCGGCGCTGCGGTGAGCTGAGGGCCGGCGAAAAATCCTCGGACCCCACCCCAAGCCTCCCCTTAGGAAGGCTGGCTCCCTTAACACGGCTGAACTTGGGTCTTTTAGATGACGACCAACCACCATCCATCCTGGAGCCCCCAG ACCCAGTGCTGTTTGAGAAGTGCGGCAAGAGGGTGACTCGCGTGGATCCAAGGCGCTCCAAGCTGCGTGTGGTGGGGGGCCAACCTGGGAACTCACCCTGGACAGTCAGCTTACGAAACCG GCAGGGCCAGCACTTCTGTGGAGGCTCCCTAGTGAAGGAGCAATGGGTACTGACTGCCCGGCAGTGCTTCTCCTCCTG CCATGTACCTCTCATGGGCTATGAGGTATGGCTGGGCACCCTGTTCCAGAACCCACAGCCTGGGGAGCCAGGTCTGCAGCGCATCCCAGTGGCCAAGATGATCTGTGGGCCCTCAGACTCCCAGCTTGTTCTGCTCAAGCTGGAGAG ACCCGCAACCCTGAACCAGCGTGTGGCCCTGATCTGCCTGCCCCCTGAGCGGTATGTGGTGCCTCCAGGCACAAAGTGTGAGATTGCAGGCTGGGGTGAGACTAAAG GTACAGGGGACGATACTGTCCTGAACATGGCCTCCCTTAATGTCATCTCCAACCAGGAATGTAATGTCAAGCACCGAGGACGCGTACGCGAGAGTGAGATGTGCACTGAGGGACTGTTGGCCCCTGTGGGTGCCTGTGAGGTCAGTGGCAGGGCCTCTGGCAAGCTGAAAATGTACTGCTTCACCCCCAAGGGGGTAGTCTCTGCCACGGCGCAGGCCCCCTCACCAGTTCTTGCATCTACCAGGGTGACTACGGGGGCCCGCTTGCCTGCTTTACCCACGACTGCTGGGTCCTGGAGGGAATTATAA
- the MST1 gene encoding hepatocyte growth factor-like protein isoform X3 — translation MGLWWVTVQSPARRMGWLPLLLLLTQCSGAPGQRSPLNDFQVLPGTELQHLLHAVGPGSWQEDVADAEECAGRCGPLMDCRAFHYNVSSHGCQLLPWTQHSPHTRLQHSGSFDLFQKKNYVRTCIMDNGVEYRGTVAITMGGLPCQRWNLRFPNDHKYTPTLRNGLEENFCRNPDRDPGGPWCYTMDPAVRFQSCGIKSCQEAVCFWCNGEDYRGSVDRTESGRECQRWDLQHPHPHPFEPLKFLDKNLDDNYCRNPDGSERPWCYTTDPQVEREFCDLPRCGSGAQPRQEATTLNCFRGKGEGYRGMVNTTAAGVPCQRWDAQHPHQHRFAPEKYACKDLRENFCRNPDGSEAPWCFTSRPGMRVAFCYQIRRCNDDVRPEDCYHGWGEQYRGSVSKTRKGVRCQSWSARTPHKPQFTPTSDPEAQLEENFCRNPDGDSHGPWCYTTDPGIPFDYCALRRCGELRAGEKSSDPTPSLPLGRLAPLTRLNLGLLDDDQPPSILEPPDPVLFEKCGKRVTRVDPRRSKLRVVGGQPGNSPWTVSLRNRHVPLMGYEVWLGTLFQNPQPGEPGLQRIPVAKMICGPSDSQLVLLKLERPATLNQRVALICLPPERYVVPPGTKCEIAGWGETKGTGDDTVLNMASLNVISNQECNVKHRGRVRESEMCTEGLLAPVGACEVSGRASGKLKMYCFTPKGVVSATAQAPSPVLASTRVTTGARLPALPTTAGSWREL, via the exons ATGGGGCTGTGGTGGGTCACAGTGCAGTCTCCAGCCAGGAGGATGGGGTGGCTCCCACTCCTGCTGCTTCTGACGCAGTGCTCAGGGGCCCCTG GGCAGCGCTCGCCCTTAAATGACTTCCAGGTGCTCCCGGGTACTGAGCTGCAACACCTGCTACATGCAGTGGGGCCTGGGTCTTGGCAAGAGGATGTGGCAGATGCTGAGGAGTGTGCAGGGCGTTGTGGGCCCCTGATGGACTGCAG GGCCTTCCACTACAATGTGAGCAGCCATGGTTGCCAACTGCTTCCATGGACCCAGCACTCACCTCATACACGGCTGCAGCATTCAGGGAGCTTTGATCTCTTCCAAAAGAAAA ATTATGTTCGGACTTGCATCATGGACAATGGGGTCGAGTACCGGGGCACTGTGGCCATCACCATGGGTGGCCTACCCTGCCAGCGCTGGAACCTCAGGTTTCCCAATGACCACAA GTACACGCCCACACTCCGGAACGGCTTGGAGGAGAACTTCTGCCGCAACCCGGACAGGGACCCTGGAGGTCCCTGGTGCTACACCATGGACCCTGCCGTGCGCTTCCAGAGCTGCGGTATCAAGTCCTGCCAGGAGG CCGTTTGCTTTTGGTGCAATGGCGAGGATTACCGCGGCTCAGTGGATCGCACCGAGTCAGGACGCGAGTGTCAGCGCTGGGACCTGCAGCACCCGCACCCGCACCCATTTGAGCCCCTCAA GTTCCTCGACAAAAATCTAGACGACAACTACTGCCGGAATCCGGATGGCTCGGAGCGGCCGTGGTGCTATACTACTGACCCGCAGGTGGAGCGAGAGTTCTGCGACCTCCCGCGCTGCG GGTCCGGTGCACAGCCGCGCCAGGAGGCTACGACGCTCAATTGCTTCCGCGGTAAAGGCGAGGGCTACCGGGGCATGGTCAACACCACTGCCGCTGGCGTGCCCTGCCAGCGTTGGGACGCGCAGCATCCTCATCAACATCGCTTTGCGCCGGAAAAATATGCGTGCAA GGACCTTCGGGAGAACTTCTGTCGCAACCCCGACGGATCTGAGGCGCCCTGGTGCTTCACATCGCGGCCTGGCATGCGCGTGGCCTTCTGCTACCAGATCCGGCGCTGCAACGACGACGTACGGCCCGAGG ACTGCTACCACGGCTGGGGGGAACAGTACCGCGGTTCGGTCAGCAAGACTCGAAAAGGCGTCAGGTGCCAGAGTTGGTCCGCGAGGACTCCGCACAAACCGCA GTTCACGCCCACCTCAGACCCGGAGGCGCAACTGGAGGAGAACTTCTGCCGCAATCCGGACGGTGACAGTCACGGGCCTTGGTGCTACACCACTGACCCTGGGATTCCATTCGACTACTGTGCACTGCGGCGCTGCGGTGAGCTGAGGGCCGGCGAAAAATCCTCGGACCCCACCCCAAGCCTCCCCTTAGGAAGGCTGGCTCCCTTAACACGGCTGAACTTGGGTCTTTTAGATGACGACCAACCACCATCCATCCTGGAGCCCCCAG ACCCAGTGCTGTTTGAGAAGTGCGGCAAGAGGGTGACTCGCGTGGATCCAAGGCGCTCCAAGCTGCGTGTGGTGGGGGGCCAACCTGGGAACTCACCCTGGACAGTCAGCTTACGAAACCG CCATGTACCTCTCATGGGCTATGAGGTATGGCTGGGCACCCTGTTCCAGAACCCACAGCCTGGGGAGCCAGGTCTGCAGCGCATCCCAGTGGCCAAGATGATCTGTGGGCCCTCAGACTCCCAGCTTGTTCTGCTCAAGCTGGAGAG ACCCGCAACCCTGAACCAGCGTGTGGCCCTGATCTGCCTGCCCCCTGAGCGGTATGTGGTGCCTCCAGGCACAAAGTGTGAGATTGCAGGCTGGGGTGAGACTAAAG GTACAGGGGACGATACTGTCCTGAACATGGCCTCCCTTAATGTCATCTCCAACCAGGAATGTAATGTCAAGCACCGAGGACGCGTACGCGAGAGTGAGATGTGCACTGAGGGACTGTTGGCCCCTGTGGGTGCCTGTGAGGTCAGTGGCAGGGCCTCTGGCAAGCTGAAAATGTACTGCTTCACCCCCAAGGGGGTAGTCTCTGCCACGGCGCAGGCCCCCTCACCAGTTCTTGCATCTACCAGGGTGACTACGGGGGCCCGCTTGCCTGCTTTACCCACGACTGCTGGGTCCTGGAGGGAATTATAA